In Maniola hyperantus chromosome 20, iAphHyp1.2, whole genome shotgun sequence, the following are encoded in one genomic region:
- the Bdp1 gene encoding LOW QUALITY PROTEIN: transcription factor TFIIIB component B'' homolog (The sequence of the model RefSeq protein was modified relative to this genomic sequence to represent the inferred CDS: deleted 2 bases in 1 codon) yields MSTRRARIKAVTSLPPRRKNAVVAENKVKDAEKSTKSPRTPLNEHKSPRAKNVTESKTLENIGHNATEKLITSEKPPSLSGTTIGETLSNSSTSRVLHTPEKVHSLVDNKKNSSNVFASPAWRDSHRKTFASPIAPSPKVSKNLDLQRPHTPQRATPTAHKISENNELQIAERIVSKIDHNVKPKNMQINASDDYNIPSVPESTDDEAIDGIVPLKPAASIPKPIDVLKNEIISENAEVLFDPIIPLPSPSKVRPKLRPVPRLAPLRRNSVQGSASESEDENRRSLLNSRDRQAHEVHTLQSLPNRDVSRVRNDSVCSSVSQAPTQPAAAASPLRDKQQILKTRRQEETRRRMAMRRRRENAKRDTLTMYDLIFYNPTSNPLVLNEDEIKLKEAKEKQEAERVAKEKEVVVKPPDSPKKSAEPAPVPQIKLGPKGEIILDEQSLVIKQTESDRKCHVVHEGAWGTGGQYKKLNFCRAAGWSAPETVRFYRAHRRAKLNFCRAASWSAPKTVRFYRALAALGTDFTLMAQLFPDRTRKQLKFKFKKEERLNGAQIDKALRASLQFDIALLKAEFEEERAAAARQAEIEREKLNNEKQAERERLKTAKEIRMRPSRGAKALEHQGCVRKQNITNADDIIQHHILQKQKNHKAKQQTQPTSPSPKKISTMALVSSAAKPKEDVANIRTNTASLQVKTPESINALQIPTNIESGSLVVLTVNDPSSPSKKMLQTYIANGPGKLTPVALPPSILNYVVGYMKKGTPKGSNVSSPLLSPCSV; encoded by the exons ATGTCAACTCGAAGAGCTAGAATAAAAGCTGTTACTTCTTTGCCACCAAGAAGAAAAAACGCTGTGGTAGCAGAGAACAAAGTGAAAGATGCCGAGAAATCTACTAAAAGTCCCCGCACTCCTTTGAATGAGCATAAGTCGCCGCGTGCTAAAAATGTGACCGAATCTAAAACTCTTGAAAACATTGGTCATAATGCGACCGAAAAATTAATTACATCAGAAAAACCACCGAGTTTAAGTGGAACCACGATAGGAGAAACCCTAAGCAATTCAAGTACGTCGAGAGTTCTGCACACTCCAGAAAAAGTTCACTCATTAGTAGATAACAAGAAAAATTCCTCAAACGTGTTCGCTTCCCCTGCATGGAGGGATAGCCATAGGAAAACGTTCGCATCCCCTATTGCCCCATCGCCTAAAGTAAGCAAGAATTTAGATCTGCAGAGGCCTCACACTCCTCAGCGAGCTACACCCACTGCACATAAAATAAGTGAAAATAATGAGTTACAAATTGCAGAGAGAATTGT GAGCAAAATCGATCACAATGTTAAACCCAAGAATATGCAAATAAATGCTAGTGATG attacaacataccAAGTGTCCCAGAAAGTACTGATGATGAAGCAATTGATGGCATTGTTCCTCTGAAACCGGCTGCTAGCATTCCTAAACCTATTGATGTCTTGAAGAATGAGATTATATCAGAAAATGCTGAAGTCCTCTTTGATCCTATCATACCTCTGCCTTCACCAAGTAAAGTCCGTCCTAAACTGCGTCCAGTTCCTAGATTGGCTCCACTTAGAAGAAATAGTGTGcag ggCAGTGCAAGTGAATCAGAGGACGAGAATCGTCGTAGCCTCCTTAATTCAAGGGATCGCCAAGCACATGAGGTGCACACATTACAGTCTTTACCCAACag AGATGTGAGTCGAGTTAGGAATGATTCAGTTTGCTCAAGTGTGAGCCAGGCGCCCACGCAGCCGGCCGCCGCCGCGTCGCCTCTTAGAGACAAACAACAAATTCTCAA AACTCGTCGTCAAGAGGAAACTCGACGCAGGATGGCGATGCGGCGGAGGCGAGAGAACGCCAAGCGCGACACGCTCACGATGTATGACCTCATCTTCTACAACCCAACCTCCAACCCCCTTGT ATTAAATGAAGATGAAATAAAGTTAAAAGAAGCCAAAGAGAAACAGGAAGCGGAAAGGGTAGCGAAGGAAAAGGAGGTTGTCGTGAAACCGCCGGACTCGCCGAAAAAGTCTGCTGAGCCCGCTCCCGTACCACAAATAAAGCTGGGCCCAAAAGGAGAAATCATTCTTGATGAACAGAGCTtg GTGATAAAACAAACAGAAAGCGATCGAAAGTGTCATGTAGTGCACGAGGGCGCTTGGGGCACGGGCGGGCAGTACAAGAAGTTAAACTTCTGTCGCGCCGCGGGCTGGAGCGCGCCGGAAACCGTGCGGTTCTACCGCGCACATCGCCGCGCT AAGTTAAACTTCTGTCGCGCCGCGAGCTGGAGCGCGCCGAAAACCGTGCGGTTCTACCGCGCGCTCGCCGCGTTGGGGACTGACTTCACGCTCATGGCGCAGCTGTTCCCTGACCGCACGAGGAAGCAGCTCAAATTCAAG TTCAAAAAGGAAGAACGGTTGAACGGCGCACAAATAGACAAGGCTTTACGTGCGTCGCTGCAATTCGACATAGCACTGCTTAAGGCGGAGTTTGAGGAGGAGCGCGCGGCGGCGGCCAGGCAAGCCGAGATCGAGCGAGAGAAGCTCAACAACGAGAAACAAGCTGAGAGGGAGCGCTTGAAGACTGCTAAGGAGATCCGCATGAGGCCGA GCCGTGGAGCGAAAGCCCTGGAA CACCAAGGATGCGTTCGTAAACAAAACATAACGAACGCTGATGACATTATACAACACCACATACTCCAAAAACAGAAAAACCATAAAGCCAAACAACAAACCCAACCAACAAGTCCGTCTCCAAAGAAGATATCTACCATGGCACTAGTCAGTTCGGCCGCCAAACCCAAAGAAGATGTAGCCAATATCAGAACCAATACAGCAAGCTTGCAAGTCAAAACACCAGAATCGATCAACGCTTTGCAAATTCCGACCAACATAGAATCTGGATCACTAGTAGTTTTAACAGTGAACGATCCCTCATCCCCttcaaaaaaaatgttacaaacCTACATAGCAAATGGTCCAGGAAAGTTGACACCCGTTGCTTTACCTCCATCAATATTAAACTATGTGGTTGGGTATATGAAGAAGGGAACTCCGAAAGGATCTAATGTGTCATCACCTTTATTATCACCGTGCAGTGTGTAG